One Methanoculleus sp. 7T genomic window carries:
- a CDS encoding UPF0175 family protein, with protein sequence MSDVTIRVPQDIVQALRLPPDAVQTELQRELAVALYQRGILSSGKAAALAGMNRWEWEELLGSRKIPRHYSEEDLDQDIAYAARGQ encoded by the coding sequence ATGTCCGATGTTACCATCAGGGTTCCCCAGGATATCGTTCAGGCGCTTCGACTCCCTCCCGATGCCGTTCAGACCGAGCTGCAGCGAGAGCTTGCCGTGGCGCTCTACCAGCGGGGTATCCTCTCTTCGGGTAAGGCGGCCGCTCTTGCCGGGATGAACCGGTGGGAGTGGGAGGAACTGCTCGGGTCGCGGAAGATTCCCCGGCACTACTCCGAGGAGGACCTTGACCAGGACATTGCCTATGCCGCTCGCGGTCAGTAA
- a CDS encoding ABC transporter permease produces the protein MWLVDYRDLIWNLTISDLKVKYQSSVLGFAWSLLNPLLMMLVLYVVFMNVFRFEQENFALYLLIGIIAWRFLANGTMTAMGSIVGRPGLVTKLYIPRQILVMSSVLSSFISSILEFAVLIPLLFILGAVVTPNILLFPVVHGIYFLIVYGASLVLASLFVYFRDLNQVWDVVLQAGFFLSPIVYPVGIIPEAFLKYYMLNPMTVLIETYREFLLYGVTPSLAGLLALLGVGVAMVVAGALVFGRLERRFAEEI, from the coding sequence ATGTGGCTTGTTGATTACAGAGATCTCATCTGGAACCTTACGATCAGCGACCTGAAGGTTAAGTACCAGAGTTCGGTGCTCGGGTTTGCTTGGTCGCTCTTGAACCCGCTCCTGATGATGCTGGTTCTCTACGTCGTCTTCATGAACGTCTTTCGGTTTGAGCAGGAGAACTTTGCGCTCTACCTCTTGATAGGGATCATCGCCTGGCGGTTCCTTGCCAACGGGACCATGACAGCGATGGGCTCGATCGTCGGCAGGCCGGGTCTCGTGACCAAACTCTACATCCCGCGCCAGATCCTCGTGATGAGTTCTGTACTCTCGAGTTTCATCAGTTCCATACTCGAGTTTGCAGTGCTGATCCCGCTGCTCTTCATCCTGGGTGCGGTGGTGACGCCAAACATCCTCCTCTTCCCGGTAGTGCATGGTATCTACTTCCTGATCGTCTACGGCGCGTCCTTGGTCCTCGCCTCCCTCTTCGTCTACTTCCGGGACTTAAATCAGGTCTGGGACGTGGTCCTCCAAGCCGGGTTCTTCCTGTCCCCGATCGTCTACCCGGTCGGCATCATCCCGGAAGCGTTCCTCAAGTACTACATGCTCAACCCGATGACCGTGCTCATCGAGACCTACCGGGAGTTCCTGCTCTACGGGGTGACGCCATCTCTAGCGGGCCTTCTTGCCCTCCTCGGGGTGGGGGTCGCGATGGTCGTTGCAGGGGCCCTAGTCTTCGGTCGGCTTGAGCGCCGGTTTGCGGAGGAGATCTAA
- a CDS encoding KTSC domain-containing protein → MLRQPVTSSNLQAVGYDPTSGILEVEFKNGSIYRYTGVPSSVYQELMAAPSHGTYFAQYIRTRYPYTRIR, encoded by the coding sequence ATGTTAAGGCAACCGGTTACCTCCAGCAATCTCCAAGCAGTCGGGTACGACCCCACCTCTGGTATTCTGGAGGTTGAATTCAAGAATGGCTCTATCTACCGGTACACGGGTGTTCCTTCATCTGTCTATCAGGAACTGATGGCAGCCCCATCCCACGGCACATACTTCGCCCAATACATCAGGACCCGGTACCCCTACACAAGAATCAGGTAG
- a CDS encoding AAA family ATPase gives MYISSLHVRNFRSIRDEALPCDRLTALIGANGAGKSSFLHALDLFYRPGAPYTTEDFYNQDASKEIVIAVTFAGLSDEEKELFRKYIEGDTLTVEKVMAWPASRGSQKYHGSRLKNPDFEAFRSASGAVELRRTYNQLRDGTYPDLPPYSNKDAAEAALQELEEAHPERCTRQRDEGQFFGFKEVGEAHLERFTRFIYVPPVREAAKDATDGKNSVMSELMDLVVRKALMSREDLQTLQREVQGRYDEIFDPEHLPELTSLGDQLTRTLGQYAPGTSVSIDWSRGQEIAIPMPEGRVKLIEDDYPAPVEEAIPKRLCREGDTPSRSLPRVAIANGKPFQQFDTGKRSICYERS, from the coding sequence GTGTACATCTCTTCCCTCCATGTCCGGAACTTCCGTTCCATCCGGGACGAAGCCCTCCCCTGCGACCGGCTGACCGCCCTCATCGGTGCAAACGGTGCCGGAAAATCATCTTTTTTACATGCCCTCGATCTCTTCTACCGGCCGGGAGCCCCCTATACCACAGAAGATTTCTATAATCAGGACGCATCCAAAGAGATCGTCATCGCCGTCACCTTTGCAGGCTTGAGCGACGAAGAGAAAGAACTCTTCAGGAAATATATTGAGGGCGACACCCTCACCGTGGAGAAAGTGATGGCATGGCCGGCTTCCCGCGGCAGCCAGAAATACCACGGAAGCCGACTTAAGAACCCGGATTTCGAGGCTTTCCGCAGCGCGAGTGGTGCCGTTGAACTCAGAAGAACCTACAACCAGTTGCGAGACGGCACCTATCCTGATCTCCCGCCATATTCAAACAAAGACGCCGCCGAAGCAGCCCTGCAGGAGCTGGAGGAAGCCCACCCTGAGCGATGTACCCGACAGAGAGACGAAGGGCAGTTCTTCGGGTTCAAGGAAGTCGGAGAAGCGCACCTCGAACGGTTCACTCGGTTCATATATGTCCCGCCGGTTCGTGAGGCCGCAAAGGACGCCACCGACGGAAAGAACTCGGTCATGTCAGAACTGATGGACCTCGTCGTCAGGAAGGCCCTCATGAGCAGAGAAGACCTCCAGACACTGCAGAGGGAGGTGCAGGGGCGATACGATGAGATCTTCGATCCCGAGCATCTACCGGAACTGACGTCGCTTGGTGACCAACTCACCCGGACACTCGGGCAATATGCTCCGGGCACCAGTGTCTCGATAGACTGGTCGAGGGGGCAGGAGATCGCGATCCCGATGCCTGAGGGCAGGGTCAAGCTTATTGAAGACGACTACCCCGCGCCTGTCGAGGAGGCCATCCCAAAACGCCTCTGCCGGGAGGGGGACACCCCCTCCCGGTCCCTCCCCCGCGTGGCGATAGCCAATGGGAAGCCGTTTCAGCAATTTGATACAGGAAAGCGTTCAATTTGTTATGAGCGCTCGTAA
- a CDS encoding ATP-dependent nuclease, translated as MWHFWDDFENTGHGLQRAFIITLLQHLALVQAGADEETPAATPERGQNIILGIEEPELYQHPNRQRHLSSILEQLCSGGIGATSSVQVIYTTHSPLFVDIGHFERIKIVRKVQMSPDQPKETIITSTTPEAVQSALNEVDGGKRNPPTARSLESKLRTVMTPMVNEGFFSDVVVLVEGEEDRAALVGVARAMKVNLNSCGISVIPCNGKDSLPKVGTVFKHLEIPLYVVWDSDKDKNAATSITTNHKLLRLCGQPEDDWPEGVFDQYACFGNNLTETLRRDLGEEFYDRTLAEIQHEFGLDSRNNARKNPLVVAELISKAKENSITSSIIEETVNRIVVLRDSG; from the coding sequence ATGTGGCACTTTTGGGACGACTTCGAGAATACCGGCCATGGATTACAGCGCGCATTTATCATCACGCTCCTGCAGCACCTGGCTCTGGTACAGGCTGGAGCCGATGAAGAAACACCCGCCGCTACTCCTGAAAGGGGACAAAATATTATTCTCGGCATTGAAGAACCGGAACTCTATCAGCACCCGAACCGGCAGCGACACCTCTCGTCGATCCTGGAGCAACTCTGCTCAGGAGGGATTGGAGCGACCAGCTCGGTTCAGGTAATCTACACAACCCACTCACCGTTGTTCGTCGACATCGGCCACTTTGAGCGGATAAAAATTGTGCGAAAGGTTCAGATGTCTCCCGATCAGCCTAAGGAGACCATAATAACATCGACGACTCCCGAAGCGGTCCAGAGTGCCCTGAACGAGGTTGATGGAGGGAAGAGGAATCCCCCTACAGCCCGTTCCCTTGAGTCCAAGCTTAGAACTGTCATGACACCCATGGTCAACGAGGGCTTTTTCTCAGACGTTGTTGTTCTAGTCGAAGGAGAGGAGGACCGAGCTGCCCTGGTTGGCGTCGCAAGGGCGATGAAAGTTAATCTGAATTCTTGCGGCATTTCGGTCATTCCCTGCAATGGAAAAGATTCCCTCCCAAAAGTGGGGACAGTATTCAAACATCTTGAGATACCCCTGTATGTCGTGTGGGACAGTGACAAGGACAAAAACGCTGCAACAAGTATTACGACTAACCACAAGTTGCTCAGGTTATGTGGCCAGCCCGAGGATGACTGGCCAGAGGGGGTATTTGATCAGTATGCCTGCTTTGGAAACAACCTCACCGAAACTCTTCGTCGTGATCTGGGAGAGGAATTCTACGATAGGACCCTTGCTGAAATCCAGCACGAATTTGGCTTGGATAGTCGGAACAACGCCAGGAAAAACCCATTGGTTGTCGCTGAACTGATTAGCAAAGCAAAGGAGAACAGCATCACGTCCTCTATTATCGAGGAGACTGTTAATCGGATTGTGGTCCTCAGGGACTCAGGTTGA
- a CDS encoding glycosyltransferase family 2 protein: MISVVITNYNGRRYLPTCLSSLAVQTYRDFETIVVDNASTDGSAEFVEEHYPAVRIVRNRKNLGFAGGTNAGIRAALGEYILTLNNDTRAEPCFMEHLKSTMDADPGTGMCAAKMLFVDGTINSTGICISRSGAAWDRGMYEPDRGQYDHPEEVFGPCAGAALYRREMLNEIGLFDEDFFLYMEDVDLAFRARLAGWTCRYVPEAEVYHHHGGTAGVGTDLTVYCVNRNVVWYVVKNFPSRLLVTSIPWILGRNLAVVPYYTVKGRGRAIVRSKIDAVRGIPRMLRKRSTIRRRVPESDIKRFTQTWSNIGRPPHVAC; the protein is encoded by the coding sequence ATGATCAGCGTCGTCATCACAAACTATAACGGCCGGCGCTACCTGCCAACCTGCCTCTCCTCTCTAGCAGTGCAGACCTATCGGGACTTCGAGACGATCGTGGTCGATAACGCCTCAACCGATGGGAGCGCAGAGTTTGTCGAGGAGCATTATCCGGCGGTCAGGATCGTCCGGAACCGGAAAAACCTGGGGTTCGCCGGGGGGACGAACGCCGGTATCCGTGCCGCCCTGGGGGAGTACATCCTCACCCTGAACAACGACACACGGGCCGAACCTTGCTTCATGGAGCACCTCAAGAGTACTATGGACGCCGACCCTGGCACGGGGATGTGCGCCGCAAAGATGCTCTTTGTGGACGGCACAATCAACTCCACTGGGATCTGCATCTCGCGGAGCGGCGCTGCCTGGGATCGGGGGATGTACGAGCCGGACCGCGGGCAGTACGACCATCCGGAGGAGGTCTTCGGTCCCTGTGCCGGCGCTGCCCTCTACCGGCGGGAGATGCTCAATGAGATCGGGCTCTTCGACGAGGACTTCTTCCTCTATATGGAGGACGTCGACCTGGCATTCCGGGCACGGCTTGCCGGGTGGACGTGCCGGTATGTCCCGGAGGCGGAGGTCTACCACCACCACGGCGGGACGGCAGGCGTCGGGACCGACCTCACCGTCTACTGCGTGAATCGGAATGTCGTCTGGTATGTCGTGAAGAACTTCCCGTCCCGGCTGCTCGTCACCTCGATCCCCTGGATACTGGGGCGAAACCTCGCCGTCGTCCCCTACTACACGGTGAAGGGGCGGGGAAGGGCCATCGTTAGGTCAAAGATTGATGCTGTGCGAGGCATTCCCCGGATGCTCCGCAAGCGTTCTACGATCCGGCGGAGGGTGCCGGAGAGCGATATCAAGCGATTCACACAGACATGGAGTAACATCGGGAGACCCCCACATGTGGCTTGTTGA
- a CDS encoding DUF3368 domain-containing protein: MLLLDEAEGRRVAGLYGLPVTGIIGLLIQAKREGAISSLVEEMDRLREEGNFWIQDALYRRVLEVEMDE, encoded by the coding sequence GTGCTCCTCCTCGACGAGGCCGAGGGGCGTCGCGTCGCGGGGCTCTACGGCCTTCCAGTCACCGGTATCATCGGGCTGCTGATTCAGGCGAAGCGTGAAGGAGCGATCTCTTCCCTTGTGGAGGAGATGGATCGACTGCGGGAAGAGGGGAACTTCTGGATCCAGGATGCCCTCTACCGGCGCGTTCTTGAAGTGGAGATGGATGAGTAA
- a CDS encoding glycosyltransferase, whose translation MKDIRDLPFDLYTRNVIISEFVAAIRDRESLNILDVGGKSGLLSDFLPEDNVLVLDVLPPSPEEDNYVHGNIFAPPFQAGSFDVVVSSDVFEHIPPTDRNTAVLEMLRLSKNFVVLGAPFYSEYAKDAEERANDFFAASAGRPHPWLEEHIRNGLPSKLEFETFLQENGYEFTFVNSNNLHHWLILQQFIFSAYLYGIPEDEVNAVYRYYNENFVELGDFQEPTYRTLYLIGKEGTVPGINTILAETPSDPYKHQELLSLVFKALDGINQRKETHITNLEGIIADLRSKYQSGETELAHLRSLVQAKDAHIGDLEGVIEDLRAKSRSNEAELARLKSSVQEKNIQIERLEEMVDPLSEDLKRKDEEIVQLSSTLSAIQNSTTWIMVTKFHALVERLMPLGTRRRHFYDLGLLSLQILVHEGPGSLWMRGKSRLRGRFSLMPISAIRPILRVPVEIYDGNVPLALDISLDGRFISPINQLNAIEVFTWTYGRLNANLRLSIREGSLEGPVIRDVMLKGSRIVNNGYSRWGFKPIPDSKGKTYYFQIASTGSPSAAVWYNPTAPHEKLQLFRDGKGINGRIGFQCFTKEVIRDPYELWILQNEPSGAQLEQMREECTKFSYRPKISIVMPVWNTDERWLRRAIESVLEQIYDNWELCIADGGSEKPHVRSILEEYAHGDPRIKVKFLEENKGISGNSNEALSLATGEYVGLLDHDDEIASSAIYEIVKALNRNPDLRLLYSDEDKLDSSGRRVNPFFKPDWSPITFLSCNYLVHFTVIDSSIIQSVGGFRSDYDGSQDYDLFLRVTELLEDQEICHIPKILYHWRMIQTSAASSDSAKPYAYEAARSAIADAMKRRGIAVDRVEFGSWKGSYRLRYNSGDATFSIFILVKDLQQAVKCINKIQQYTVGREYDIVALCPDDQTCSALKRHLSKGAKFVHCVDRRITSVSSIIEGQNTPVKGTVLIFMGGHVMVNCSDWYLSLIEHALCNGVGVVGGKTVNRFGGIVHAGFERWPSTGKGKLPMANDLYSSFWFNPSMLSIVRSCKYPSPDCVALSKDLMLSLGELPGGDSNFEIVRYLCEMAIERGNMNVYTPYSVVRNDVHSN comes from the coding sequence ATGAAAGATATACGGGACCTTCCTTTTGACCTTTATACGCGCAACGTTATCATCTCCGAATTTGTTGCAGCAATACGAGACAGAGAGTCTTTGAACATTTTAGATGTGGGAGGCAAAAGTGGACTATTAAGTGACTTCCTTCCAGAGGATAATGTACTTGTTCTGGATGTATTGCCTCCCTCTCCCGAAGAGGACAATTATGTTCATGGGAATATTTTTGCGCCCCCTTTTCAGGCTGGATCGTTCGATGTAGTCGTCAGTTCGGATGTATTTGAACACATCCCGCCAACAGATCGGAACACTGCAGTACTAGAGATGCTCAGGCTGAGTAAAAATTTTGTAGTGCTGGGAGCTCCCTTTTATTCCGAATATGCAAAGGATGCAGAAGAAAGAGCAAATGATTTCTTTGCTGCTTCTGCGGGGAGACCCCATCCCTGGCTTGAGGAGCATATCAGGAACGGTCTGCCTTCAAAATTAGAATTTGAAACATTCCTGCAGGAAAACGGGTATGAATTCACGTTCGTTAACTCCAATAACCTTCATCACTGGCTCATCCTGCAACAATTTATCTTTTCTGCGTACCTCTATGGGATCCCTGAGGATGAGGTCAATGCTGTATATCGTTATTACAACGAAAACTTTGTTGAACTGGGAGACTTTCAGGAACCAACGTACCGGACTCTTTATCTGATTGGAAAGGAAGGAACTGTCCCCGGGATAAACACAATCCTGGCCGAAACTCCCTCTGATCCTTACAAGCATCAAGAACTCCTCTCTCTGGTTTTTAAGGCTCTTGATGGGATAAATCAGAGAAAGGAGACCCATATCACCAACCTTGAAGGAATTATTGCGGATCTTCGTTCGAAATATCAATCGGGTGAAACTGAGTTGGCCCATCTCAGGTCTCTGGTTCAGGCAAAAGATGCGCATATCGGTGATCTTGAGGGTGTCATCGAAGATCTCCGCGCGAAGTCCCGATCAAATGAGGCTGAGTTGGCCCGCCTCAAATCTTCGGTCCAAGAAAAGAACATACAAATTGAGAGACTAGAGGAGATGGTTGACCCGCTATCCGAAGACCTAAAGAGAAAAGATGAAGAGATCGTTCAACTTTCGTCTACTCTGTCCGCAATCCAGAACAGCACTACCTGGATTATGGTCACAAAGTTCCATGCACTTGTTGAACGACTAATGCCTCTTGGGACGCGCCGGAGACATTTCTACGATCTGGGGCTCCTCTCATTGCAAATTCTTGTGCACGAGGGTCCTGGAAGTCTCTGGATGCGGGGGAAGAGCAGGCTGCGAGGTAGATTTTCATTAATGCCGATAAGCGCTATCCGACCGATATTGAGAGTGCCTGTCGAGATATATGATGGGAATGTACCACTGGCACTGGATATCTCATTAGATGGGCGATTTATTTCGCCAATAAATCAATTAAATGCCATTGAAGTTTTTACCTGGACATATGGTAGGCTAAATGCGAACCTGCGGTTATCTATCAGGGAAGGTTCCCTTGAGGGACCGGTAATCAGAGATGTGATGCTCAAGGGGAGCAGGATCGTAAACAATGGGTATAGTAGGTGGGGATTCAAACCTATCCCTGACAGCAAGGGAAAAACGTATTATTTCCAGATTGCATCGACCGGATCTCCGTCGGCTGCGGTCTGGTATAATCCGACTGCACCTCATGAGAAATTACAGCTTTTCAGAGATGGGAAGGGGATCAACGGTCGGATTGGGTTTCAGTGTTTTACGAAGGAGGTAATCCGGGACCCATATGAACTCTGGATCCTGCAGAACGAGCCTTCGGGGGCCCAACTGGAGCAGATGCGGGAAGAATGCACAAAATTTTCGTATCGACCGAAGATCAGTATCGTAATGCCGGTATGGAATACTGATGAGAGGTGGTTGCGGCGTGCCATTGAGTCGGTTCTTGAACAGATCTATGACAACTGGGAACTCTGTATTGCTGACGGAGGTTCGGAGAAGCCACATGTCAGATCTATCCTCGAAGAGTATGCCCATGGGGATCCAAGAATTAAGGTAAAGTTCCTGGAGGAAAATAAGGGTATTTCTGGCAACTCAAACGAGGCACTATCACTTGCAACCGGTGAATACGTTGGATTACTCGATCACGATGATGAGATAGCTTCGTCTGCGATTTATGAAATAGTCAAGGCTCTAAACCGAAATCCTGATCTCAGATTATTATACTCCGATGAGGATAAATTGGATTCAAGCGGACGACGTGTTAATCCCTTTTTTAAACCGGATTGGTCTCCAATTACGTTTCTGTCCTGCAACTATCTGGTACATTTTACTGTCATTGATTCTTCAATTATTCAATCCGTTGGGGGCTTTAGAAGCGATTACGATGGTTCACAGGACTATGACTTGTTCTTGAGAGTAACAGAGTTACTTGAAGACCAGGAGATATGCCATATCCCTAAAATTTTGTATCATTGGAGGATGATTCAAACCTCTGCCGCGTCTTCCGATTCGGCGAAACCGTATGCTTACGAAGCGGCACGGTCGGCAATCGCCGATGCGATGAAGAGGCGGGGTATTGCTGTTGATAGGGTTGAATTCGGAAGTTGGAAAGGGAGTTATCGGTTAAGATACAATTCAGGCGATGCGACATTTTCAATTTTTATCCTTGTGAAGGACCTGCAGCAAGCTGTTAAATGCATTAATAAAATACAGCAGTATACTGTTGGGAGGGAATACGATATCGTAGCGCTCTGTCCGGATGATCAGACATGCAGTGCTCTTAAAAGACATCTCTCAAAAGGTGCCAAATTTGTACATTGTGTTGATCGGAGAATTACTTCAGTTTCCTCAATAATCGAGGGGCAAAATACTCCTGTAAAAGGCACAGTTCTCATTTTTATGGGGGGTCATGTTATGGTTAACTGTTCCGATTGGTATCTATCTCTTATCGAACATGCTTTATGCAATGGTGTCGGCGTTGTGGGTGGCAAGACAGTCAATCGATTTGGAGGAATTGTACATGCCGGATTCGAACGATGGCCTTCTACCGGGAAAGGCAAATTGCCGATGGCAAATGATCTTTATTCTTCGTTCTGGTTCAATCCAAGTATGCTAAGCATTGTACGCAGCTGCAAGTATCCTTCCCCGGATTGTGTTGCTCTATCCAAAGATCTCATGCTATCTCTTGGAGAACTGCCGGGAGGCGACTCCAATTTTGAAATCGTACGTTATCTCTGTGAAATGGCAATCGAGAGAGGGAATATGAATGTTTACACTCCATATAGTGTCGTCCGTAATGATGTTCATTCAAATTGA
- a CDS encoding ABC transporter ATP-binding protein — translation MKSEEAIVVDHLSKEFRIPHDRKVTVYEHIIGLLKGGKYSYEQFQALDDVSFTVRRGETFGVIGPNGSGKSTLLKILAGVLYPDSGTVRVNGKIAPFLELGVGFQPDLTAKENIYLYGSIMGLTRKEIEKRYDEILDFSELRRFENMKLKNFSSGMAVRLAFATAVQTDPDILLVDEVLAVGDEAFQRKCSAKIEEIRREGKTIIIVSHALGTVQELCERCMLLQGGKAISLGATDNVIHDYLEPSATTG, via the coding sequence ATGAAGAGTGAAGAAGCGATCGTGGTCGACCACCTCTCCAAGGAGTTCCGGATCCCCCACGACCGCAAGGTCACCGTGTACGAGCATATCATCGGGCTCCTCAAGGGCGGGAAGTACTCCTACGAGCAGTTCCAGGCCCTGGATGACGTCTCCTTCACCGTCCGGCGCGGGGAGACCTTCGGGGTCATCGGGCCGAACGGGAGCGGTAAGAGCACGCTCTTAAAGATCCTCGCCGGGGTGCTCTACCCCGACTCGGGGACGGTCCGGGTGAACGGCAAGATCGCCCCCTTCCTCGAGCTCGGGGTCGGGTTCCAGCCAGACCTCACGGCCAAGGAGAACATCTACCTCTACGGCTCGATCATGGGCCTGACCCGGAAGGAGATTGAGAAGCGCTACGATGAGATCCTCGACTTTTCCGAGTTGCGGCGCTTCGAGAACATGAAGCTCAAGAACTTCTCGTCGGGGATGGCGGTCCGGCTTGCGTTTGCTACAGCGGTCCAGACCGACCCCGACATCCTCCTAGTCGACGAGGTGCTTGCCGTCGGTGACGAGGCCTTCCAGCGCAAGTGCAGCGCGAAGATCGAGGAGATCCGGCGCGAGGGGAAGACGATCATCATCGTTTCGCACGCCCTCGGGACGGTGCAGGAGCTGTGCGAGCGGTGTATGCTGTTACAGGGCGGGAAAGCGATATCACTCGGCGCGACGGATAACGTTATTCATGATTATCTTGAGCCTTCGGCTACTACGGGATGA
- a CDS encoding sugar phosphate nucleotidyltransferase yields MKGVILAGGTGSRLYPLTKVTNKHLLPVYDKPMICYPLEKLINAGIEEIMIVSGRGHVGHFLELLGSGSDFGVSIAYEIQEGAGGIAQALGLARKWAGTDNLAVILGDNIFEDDFRNDVESFDGGAKVFLKEVPDPQRFGVAEVNGSRILSIEEKPQAPKSNLAVTGLYLYDARVFKIIRTLKPSGRGELEITDVNNVYVRKGEMEYGVLSGFWSDAGTFDSLIRAGMMVQQHRKKQVESVARR; encoded by the coding sequence TTGAAAGGCGTAATTCTAGCCGGGGGTACCGGGTCCCGCCTGTACCCGCTGACGAAGGTGACGAACAAGCACCTGTTGCCCGTATACGATAAACCGATGATCTGCTATCCCCTGGAGAAGTTGATCAACGCCGGTATCGAGGAGATCATGATCGTCTCCGGCCGCGGCCATGTGGGACACTTCCTTGAGCTGCTCGGTTCGGGGTCGGATTTCGGCGTCAGCATCGCCTACGAGATCCAGGAGGGGGCCGGGGGGATCGCCCAAGCACTCGGTCTCGCCCGGAAGTGGGCCGGGACCGATAACCTTGCCGTCATCCTCGGCGATAACATCTTCGAGGACGACTTCCGGAACGACGTCGAGTCGTTCGACGGGGGTGCGAAGGTCTTCTTGAAGGAAGTTCCGGATCCACAGCGGTTCGGGGTGGCCGAAGTCAACGGCAGCCGGATCCTCTCGATCGAAGAAAAGCCGCAGGCGCCGAAGTCGAACCTTGCCGTCACGGGCCTGTATCTCTACGACGCCCGGGTCTTCAAGATCATCCGCACCCTCAAGCCTTCCGGCCGCGGCGAACTCGAGATCACCGACGTGAACAACGTCTACGTCCGGAAGGGCGAGATGGAGTACGGCGTCCTCTCGGGTTTCTGGAGCGATGCCGGGACGTTCGACAGCCTGATACGGGCAGGCATGATGGTCCAGCAGCACCGGAAGAAGCAGGTGGAGTCTGTCGCCCGGCGGTAA
- a CDS encoding AAA family ATPase, with protein MTHSSLLRSDETLFRDPEVFESTFVPEQVHYRDAQVRELAFLLRPALRGGSAGSAILRGQPGTGKTTTVRRIFAEVTETTKKVVPVYVNCRHDRTALAVFGCIFEQAFGYAPPSRHLDGIKRGIAARLRDRDAALVVCLDDANELIPAGTYNTLLYQILRLYERWDVRKPGVFAVASDLGLNLYAEADESVRSVFHPTEVNFPPYTKAEVRGILADRIRQGLYPGVVSTSLLDRIAGIAADEQDIRVGIDLVRLAVLRAEKDGRRRVAPADVTAAAQAVRSPALRARVAGLSEGERALLYRIAELSVAGTDMIGGAVFEEVQDYLPVGKTAYHEHLNGLARAGIVDLVPGAGRGREVRLRYDPGEVLAVCKPPDRR; from the coding sequence ATGACGCACTCTTCCCTCCTCCGCTCCGACGAGACTCTTTTTCGGGATCCGGAGGTATTTGAGTCCACGTTCGTTCCGGAGCAGGTCCACTACCGCGACGCCCAGGTCCGGGAACTCGCCTTCCTTCTCCGGCCAGCCCTCCGGGGCGGGAGCGCGGGGAGCGCCATCCTCCGCGGTCAGCCGGGAACCGGGAAGACCACCACCGTCCGCCGGATCTTTGCCGAGGTTACCGAGACCACGAAGAAGGTCGTCCCGGTCTACGTCAACTGCCGCCACGACCGCACAGCGCTTGCAGTCTTCGGGTGCATCTTCGAACAGGCCTTCGGCTACGCACCGCCGTCGCGCCACCTCGACGGGATCAAGCGGGGGATCGCCGCCCGGCTCCGGGACCGCGATGCCGCACTCGTCGTCTGCCTCGACGACGCAAACGAGCTCATCCCGGCCGGGACCTATAACACCCTCCTCTACCAGATCCTCCGGCTCTACGAGCGGTGGGATGTCCGGAAGCCCGGGGTCTTCGCGGTCGCAAGCGACCTCGGCCTCAACCTCTACGCGGAGGCCGACGAGAGTGTCCGGTCGGTCTTCCACCCGACCGAGGTCAACTTCCCGCCCTACACGAAAGCCGAGGTCCGGGGGATCCTCGCCGACCGCATCCGGCAGGGCCTCTACCCGGGGGTGGTCTCAACGTCCCTCCTCGACCGTATCGCGGGAATCGCCGCCGACGAACAGGACATCCGGGTCGGGATCGACCTCGTCCGGCTCGCGGTCCTCCGGGCGGAGAAGGATGGGCGCAGAAGGGTCGCACCCGCCGACGTGACGGCAGCAGCGCAGGCGGTCAGGTCGCCGGCGCTCCGGGCCCGGGTTGCAGGGCTCTCGGAGGGTGAACGGGCGCTGCTCTACCGGATCGCGGAACTGTCGGTTGCGGGCACCGATATGATAGGGGGAGCTGTCTTTGAGGAGGTGCAGGACTACCTCCCGGTCGGGAAGACGGCCTATCACGAGCACCTCAACGGGCTTGCGAGGGCCGGGATCGTCGATCTCGTGCCCGGGGCGGGCCGAGGACGGGAGGTGCGGCTCCGGTACGACCCGGGGGAGGTGCTCGCCGTCTGCAAACCCCCGGACAGAAGGTGA